TGTTAATTAACTACAGATTTTGCTTCCACTGTTATTCCTCTGCCTGTCATTATGACCTCCAGCGTCACACTGGGCTTTTACCCCCGTCAGTGTCTGTACTGGCTGATAAGAGAACAGACAATGCACTATCACAACAATCTTAATGAAAGAACACAGAAGTATCCTcatgaaatattttgtttgtcTAACAGTGTTTCAGGAGAGACCGGAGATCCCGCCCACCCAGGCCCAGGCTCATGCCAGGAACATCCCCCCCGGCGAGTACTCGTACACGGCTTCTATCTTGAGGCTGCTGCGCAACAAGCCCTTCATGCTCCTGGTGGTCACCTATGGTAGGTACCCTTCCTGTTTATGGCTAGGCTAATGTCaagaaaatggcaaaaatgcCCATTACAAGTTCTGAGagtccaagatgacgtctttagattgctttttttgtctgaccaacaatccaaaacccaGAGACATTTAAGTCACAATGAtattaacagaaaaacaagaaaacctcACATGTGAGAGACTAAAACTAACACATATTTGGCATTGTACTTGATTATTATGATTAGTGATTAAACAAATTGTCAGGAGTTTCAGTGGAtgtaggacccaaatgcaagatGGCAGAAACACGAGTAAGCTCAAGGATTTATTTCAATGAAATCCAACGAACAAAAGGTGTCCTGGAACAGCAggcaaaatacaacaaaaaccaGAACAGGTGGAATCCAAAACATGAACAGGCAAAACATCAGGAACACAGAGACCAACAGTGTAGATGACACACAGCCActacaaacaaaatacaataaCCTGACAGCAGACAAGGGACTAAGTGACTAAATACACAGAGTAAATGAGGAAACGAgcaacaggtgacactaggctggggaacaggtgaaacacattagggatGGGAAAAcgatcaaaaaaggcgggaaaacacaagacaggaagtaaaaccagacaagacaagacagaaaagacagacttcaaaataaaacaggaaacagaacatacacaaccatgacACAAATATCAGAATTGTTGTAAGCTGATTCACTTACATAATACTGTAGGTTCATAGGAAGGTCCCAAAAAAGGATATCATAAAGATAGCAGAAGGAGGAAGTCCAGATCTGTGTCTTCATATGTTTCTCTATCATGATGATGTCTTGATTACATCACTGTGACATGCAGGTCATCCCACACTCCAACATCATTACTTTTATTGCACATCCagggaaagatgttgcaatatCGAGGTGAAAGGTAACAAAGATTTAAAAGCCTTGAAATAGACATCTGCGGTTGAAGCTGCCACAATTACATGACTTGAATTGTGACTCAGTCTTTATCAGCTGGTGTGCAGATATGGGGATGTGTCATCACAACACATGGACTTCCAGCGCAATGTGTAGTATTGATTTAAAGGTCTTTTgagatgtcactttttttgctCAAAGGTCACTATTTAATGAAGACAATATCAATGATTGACAGTGTGAAGCATATTGAAATGTGTTAGTCTGTAAATGTGTACCCTTTACATGCCTGGACAATGGGATTTTAAGGtaattttgtgtctttgtgctcCAGTATAAATAAACTTAAATGCTATTAGCCAAGTAGTGACAGAGTCTGAAGGCTataatgtgtgtgatgtgtgaagTTGTCAGCAGTGTTTTTAGGGGGCAGCATTAGGTCCCATCTGCACCCTGCTTTCCCTACAGGTCTTCTCAAAATAGACAGAcactgatttctgtttgttgtctGCAGGGCTGAACGTCGGCTGCTTCTATGCTATTTCCACACTGTTGAATCAGATGATCATTGAACAATATCCTGTAAGTCTCAGTGTGTCTGCTCTAAAATATGCTTCTGCCTTGTATACTTTATTTCAAACCAGATTAGCTTTTATTTTGCTCTTTCGTTGTTCTCTGTGTCTTCCTTCCTAACCTCCTCAGCCATTCATTCCTGCCATGTACTCAGTGTCAATAGGCCCAGCATGTAGACATTTGTGTGGTTTTCTCTGACACCAATAATTATGAAGCTGCCAAGGAGATGACCCTGACACAGATAACTGAGGTATGGGAATCTGATTGTTATGGTTTAGAGCTTCCAGGACAAGCTAACTACAGGGTGAACAAGGTCACAGATGCCTTATATGGTCTGTAAAACCAGAAATGTCAATGTTTTACTCTCAGGGTGAAGAAGTGAATGCTGGGAGAATTGGTCTGACTATTGTTGTTGCTGGCATGGCGGGGTCCATCATATGTGGCATTTGGCTGGACAAGACCAAAACATACAAGTAAGATATTTCTACAAAACACTGTTTTACTATTGATACTTTGAAAGGCAAAAACAATGCCAAACTGATCTTAAGTAATGCTTCCAGCCGTTGACAGAAGAAGCCAAAACTCAGCCATAGTGTAATCATACTACTACAGTCTTCAGACAAATACGTGTTAAAGGTCCTCGGAAATCAATGATGAGGGTCAATGATGACTTAATGTTGACAGTGGTTCTTCTACTGTCAGCTTTGTGAGGCAGTGCttagagctaaatgctaatatcagcatgctaacatgctcataatGACGATGCTAACATGCTTTTGTTAATCAGTTGtactgtttaccatgttcacatcttagtttagtgtgtttgcATTGTAACatttgcaaattaaaaaaactttgaCCTTTTGAGCTTGTGGCacatttcatgacaatccatccgaaagctcaaaaccacaaatatcaaactcatggtggtgctataggaaaagtcaggggatcatcaaAGCAGTTAGGATTCATAATCTGGTGGCTTATGAAGGTCTGTACataatttcatggcaatccatctgatAGTTGTTGAAATTGATATTTCAGTCtagaacaaagaacagagacCGTCAGACCGACAGAGCCTGTAGCATGTCAACAAATGTCATGTTGTAGCTTCACGTTTTAAGTGAAAACTCACCGTCACCTCTGAAAGGAACAACAGTCAGTCTCTGCTTTAAAACACGGGCTCCTTGCATGGATGTCTTTTAAATCATGCATTCACAGGGAGATGTCCAAGTGCATTCATGAATGAGAATCCAGCGGAACTGAGTTTTATATCTGATGTCCCTCTCTGCTTATCTGAACTGACAGGCTATACTCTGCTGCTCCTCCCAGGTCACATCTCACACCACATTAAACTTGGGAAATATTAATaattcaatcttaaaagtgaagATTTACAATTGGTATCGGAATTATTGATTCTGTCATTTTTGTCTTGATCaagaagtaagtaagtaagtaaccaCTTATTTCCAATAGTTTTCCGAGTGTTAGATGTTTGGCACACTGCCTTCAGCGATCTGGCATGCAAACTATTATGATTCGTCCCTCAGATTCCTTACATGCCATTAGGATGGTTAGCTGTCAAAGCCGTCAGGTCCGGATTTATGTTGTTGACCCTCTCATGCCTATTGTCCCATGTGGGACAGAGTCAAAGGACTATGTTATattaacaaaaaatgttttgcagcAATAATTTACGCGTGGTTGTACGAGAGACAGCTTCACCAGAGTAAGCCTGTTTGTGCAGATGGCCTGGGTTATGACGAGGGGTATTCAGTGACTCATTCATTTTAAGTAAGACATTCTTCTAGAAAAAGATGCCTGCTCTGACACAAACTATACATTACTTTTTCATATAGGCCTAAACCAGAACTATTTGATAGTTGTTATCTCTTGTAGTGGTAGAAACTGAAGATGTTTTAGACATAAGTCCTAGTTAGGTGCATCATAATATGCATTATACACATTTAATGCATGAGACACATACAATGATGCGTGTTTAATGTGGAGGAGAAGAGCTACTGGCTTATTAGATGGTCCCATTGTTCCCAGTTTAACCCTGATGGTTGAACTGATGAGTTTTGCTTCTTGTAATGAATTTCTTaaagactaaataaataaaaaaaaagtgtaaacaacaagtgtttttttcaaatgaaacaTGGGATCTACATTAAATAACGGCAGGTGTTGACAAATCTATGGAAACAGATATTTCTTTGTCATTTACGtaacaaaaccaacattaacAAGCAAAGGTGTTGCCTTTGCTTGTTAAGCTATTTTGAAGTATAGAATCgtcacaatatactgtacatggcGGATTAGCAGGAAATATTTCCCCCAaagccaaatgtttttttgttaaattgtgTTGTAGGATTTCTTTGTTCTGATCAGCTTTGCAGGCATGTAGCAAACCTTGTCACAAGATTTGTTAATGTAAAAGTCAAATCAGATTACAGGATTTTCCTCAAATAGGGTGtgctgtgtgtgaatgcataTACTGGCTGATTGTATCGCCAtcgcacatttttttaaacttcatgaTTAATattcctctcctgtctcctcagACAAACCACCTTGGCCGTATATCTCCTCTCTCTGATTGGGATGCTGGTTTACACCTTCACCCTCAACCTGGGTCACCTGTGGGTGGTGTTTGTCACAGCTGGAGTTTTAGGGTAGGTAACCATTACAGAGTAAAGACTGCAGAGGTCATAAACATCACAGCCAGGGTTTGAAATTAAATGAGTAAAAATTAACTATGGTCAGTTATTTCTCTATAAGGAATACTAAACAGGGTTCCTGCAGTTGTTACAGCAGCACGAAGAGAGCAAGAGTGCAGATATatagagaaataaataataagagaaatattaaaaaaaacaaagtaaattaaaaaataaataaacaagaacatgtgatgtgatgtgtggTGTGATTAAAGCAACAGTAGTAGGAGTCATCTGAGATTTGTTATGCCAACTCATCGTATACAACATCTCTCTAAACTCTTTATGTTATCTTCAAGACTTTGGatcctgatttaaaaaaaacctacaatataattaattataaatTTTACAAAGATGATCACAGGTAAAAGTGTTTCAATTTGAACAATGCCTCATTGCAAAACATGCCAATTTTATGTCAAGAAGTCAATGTCATTAATTTTAACAAAGATTTAAGTCTTAAGAAATGGTGGCTAAGAGAAGGTTTACTGTGTACGTGTCATGATGACACAGTTTTTAGACTAATTTTAAGCCCCAGGTTATTGTGAACCTTGTCTGTCACATTTGATGTCCACAGGTCTCAACAGCTCTTACGGTTTTGCTAATAAtgtgttaaaacattttttggggcatttttttgcATTGCTGGCATGAGAGCTGCTTTGTCAAAGCAATATTAATGCTCCTCTGATCCCCCGGTCCACGAGCTTTGTCCTGACAATTATTGCTATTTATGGTAAGCTGATTAAGCCCATAACTGGTTTCCATAGCAATTCCTTTGTCGGCTTTCATTACTGAAACCCAGACAGGGTGTATTGTACTACTATTGTAATATACACTTGCCCTACTTTTAAATTTGTGGTTTTTGTATTCCTTCTTTGGTTGGGATGAAAACTACTGCAGATCACACACTTTTCTTTTAGCCTTTAATttgcccttgtgtgtgtgtgtgtgtgtgtgtgtgtgtgtgtgtgtgtgtgtgtgtgtgtgtgtgtgtgtgtgcgtgtgtgtgtgtgtgtgtgtgtctttgtctgtctgcagcttcTTCATGACAGGATATCTACCTCTTGGCTTTGAGTTTGCAGTAGAGCTTACCTATCCAGAATCAGAGGGAACCTCATCTGGACTGCTTAACTGTTCAGCTCAGGTCAGTAATGTTAGCATgaacaacaaataaaacagaatagaAAAGGTGTTGGTTTGGGgctgtaaatttttttttttttttaaatctccttTCAGATCTTTGGAATCATTTTCACCATCTCTCAAGGGAAGATTATTGATAGATGGGGAACTTTAGCAGGAAACATCTTCCTGAGTATCTTCCTGCTAATAGGAACAGTACTGACAGGTAAGATATTAACTTCTCCTCTGTTTCCTCAGCATACACCTCTCCTGTCACAGTGCTTACAACAACAGTGAACATTGAACTCCTGTCAGCAACTATGGATGCACATGATATTAAATGGAACTTTAATACAGAAGTGAAGCATGACTATTTAAACCAGGGCGTATTGTGTTTATAAACCTTAGGTTTATTAAGTTACACGCAACACAGTGGTATCTTTCATAGGATAAGgttgccctctagtggctgaaTGAAAAATCCCCATTTATTAAAGgcacaataaaatgaaaattacaGCATCTTATTCCTTAATGCTCcatatcaaacaaaaataatatgcTCCTTTAAAATTCCTtaactttaaagcattttaCTGGTTACCTAATGTCATGTATTATGTTAAGAGTAGTGTGATTAAAGTGACAGTAGTAGGAGTCATCTGAGATTTGTTATGCCAACTCATTGTATACAACATCTCTCTAAACTCTTTGTTATCTTCAAGACTTTAAAGacgttaaaacatttttttttggtattttttgcATTGCTGGCACGAGAGCTGCTTTGTCAAAGCAATATTAATGCTCCTCTGATCCCCTGAAGTCCTGAAAGAGAGGAAGTTATAAGGAGGATAGACCAAAGATACAGTGTACAGATTAAAACAGAAATACTGACACTGTCAaacataaacatgcacacacggccatatagaagaaaaaaagctgctATGAAGAGTGAGCACATGGAGAGTGAACATACTGAGCAGCCCTCTGTGAAGCCTTAAAAACCTGCAGACCTGAATGCCACGCTCTGACCTGAACACTAGAGAAGACACACTTGGAACCTCAATGGTTTTTACACCCCTACACAAAATCATCTTTGTAAACATTATTGTATCTAATTGTAGCATTTTATATGTCCTGTCAGTACAATGCAACTGCCACTTTAGTGACTCCAACATTACTACACTCTTTCACTTAACTTTAATTTTGGAAAGCTTTTACAGTCCCCTCTGATTAGTGTTAATGTAGTGTTCTATGCATCTAATGAGCAATATTTAAACTGTGTTTCCTCATATTGGACCAATAACGTGTGTAAGTGAACTGAGTCTTCACATTGCTGAAGCATTCTATTGAGTGTTAGTGTTGCAGACTAAacactgtgctgtgttttccttTCATGGCAGTCAGATCAACAAGGCTCATCTTTAACACATAACAACTCATTTATCTGTTATTCTCTGACATAAAACATGCAAATCATCCCTCTTAAAATTACATAAGATACATTGGGTTGTGGAGTGAAACCCCTGTTACCATTTTGTATGGAATGTGTTAACTCATTTTAAAGATGCTGAAACTGTTGAGGTATGTGGAAATAACACTAAGATACAGTATGATTAGTGCTGTCTAGGCACTTGCTTTGAATAGCCTTCTGTGTTGTCCCTGTTTTTCTATTTCAAcctaaaatacattaaattacagAAGTGAGTCACCACTGATatgccattttctttttctgattttaaacCAAAAGTCCACAAAGCCACAACTTCCATAAGCTAAGCTTTCCCCTCTCCTTTATCGCAGGATTTATCAAGTCCGACCTCCGACGCCAGAAGGCCAATCTACAACAACAGTCTGAGGTGCAGGTAGTGAGTGTAAGTACATCTGTGTACACTACATAAAGTCTGAGGTGGAATCTCCACATCCACCATCCCCACATTTTAATATAGATAAGACCATGATGACATTATTCTATCATGCTTTTATCGAAACCATCATATCTTTCTCCCTAGTAGCATGGTTTGGGTGTGTTCCAGTCAAGCACAAAAATCGCCTAAACCAAATTGTAAAATGGTCAAGTAAGCTGACTGGGGAGTCCCAGCTGCACCCCCATTTACAATTTACAATTACAGTGGATAGCTATGGCTATCAAAGAAGATAGCCTACATCCTCTGAATAAGGAATTCCAGTATCTCCCCTCTGGACGGAGGCTAAGAGTTCCTGGTTACAGAActacaagatttaaaaacagttttgtacCAGCGGCAATTACTATgttaaataaacagtacaatTATTTGCACAAAACGCACAAGCACTTTGGTTATGTACTGTTTTCTATTCCTTTTTATCCATGTTTTATTACCTGTTtttatatggtttaatgttttgagtgttgcatgttatgtttAAGGATGTCCCGCCTCTCTTAGACTGTAAAACTAGTTTACCTACAGGTATCAATAaagtaacctaacctaacctaacctaacctatcCCTTTGGTGAAGGAATGTTTTAGATATCTCTGGGCTGAATGCACTCTGAATGGTTCTCATGCACTGCTGCAGGTACACACGAGCAAAGCAGGGGTCGCACTTCTACAACCTCACTAAAACATTCTCTATTCTCGAATACTGTTAGCAGAAAGCCCAAGTCTGCTTTGTCTGACGGCTCTCCAACTTGCTCTAACAGCATGTTTACCATCTGTTGCTATAAAAACcttattttgttttcacttttgcaAAGACGTGCAGTTGACAGCTGTCACACAGATCAGTAATCTGTACTAATCAGTTCATAAAACACTGTAATAATGTGATAATAACACACCACTATCCactgttaataaataaaaagcaggTTTAATTTATTGAgttaaactgaaacaaaagCATCTATTTGGTCAATAGTCCACATGTATGTAACATATCACATGTTTAAATGTACttgaacagaaaataaaacccaGTGGCCTCCAGCTGCTCAGAATCACCTCTAAATTATTAATAAGGAATGCcattttaaacaaacatcaTAACAACATGCACTAAAATGAAAAGCTCCAGTAATCCTGCACACTAATATATCTTAAATAAGATACATTAAATTGACCACCACTAGTTTCCTTCTTTATTATAGAGCCAGTTCTATTAAATTGTTAGAAATAAGACCAGCAGCAGCGAGATAGAAAACGATACAGTCACAACAGTTGAAATAAGTAATAGGTGAATAGATGTAAAATAtatctaaataaataatgctAAACAAATAATGTTACATCTTAGCATGATTTGCTGCTAGATGACTTTGAACTAAACACTGTATTCTCCTCACTAAAGGCAGTGTAAGTGGAGCTGCTGGGCTAGGTGCAGGTAGCAGGCAGTATTAGTTGGGTGTGCAGGGTTTGGTGGAGGGCACTCTGGGGTGGTGTAGGATGGAGGAGATGGTGGAGGATAAGGTGGCCCCTTCTAAAGCCCCTCAGAGGTGTGACACCCAAGCTACTGTTCTAGCCTACAGGCTCTGTATCATCGGTGCAGGACTACGGGGCCACAACGTGCAGCGGCCACTGGCAATGGCTGTCTTGACAAAAACCCACAACCTCACTAAAATCcaaacacacaccttccaagGTAGGGGAACACCCTCTTTACACCAAGTAAACACCAGTAATaccacacatgcacgcacgcatgcatgcacacacgcacgcacacaggcaggcaggcaggcagccaCACAACAGAGTAACATGTGACAGTAAACAAACCTTATCTTCAATGTCAAAATGCCACTCAAAACTCCAGAACATTCAACAAAACTGTTACAAACCACATTGTCTTtcaatttacaaaaatagatGACAGGTATTTTTAATACTTGAGGTTATTACTACTGAACTGCAGTACATTCTGCTCCACTCCACAATCAAAATAAACAGGTTAAACATAGATTTAATGCAATAGGTTAATGTTTTAAGGTGTTTAATGAATACTCTAATGAATACTCTAATGTACAGAATAATTTTGGTCTATGTTAACGTTCTGTTGTCTTTCTGAAGGCTGTGATGAGTTGAGAATTTGTGTCttctgatttttaaaaaaactactACTTTTGCTCAGTTGTTAGATGATACAATTGTAATTGTTTTCTGTCCTCTTCCTTTACAGAAAGCAAAAGCTGATCTAGAAGGAGCCGTCTCTCCCCCTGAAGTCCTGAAAGAGAGGAAGTTATAAGGAGGATAGACTGTCAAAGATACCGTGTAGAGATTAAAACAGAAATACTGACACTGTCAaacataaacatgcacacacataacaTACTGAGCAGCTCTCTGT
This region of Sander vitreus isolate 19-12246 chromosome 20, sanVit1, whole genome shotgun sequence genomic DNA includes:
- the LOC144535306 gene encoding choline/ethanolamine transporter flvcr2a-like isoform X2, whose product is MGEDTRALQDKNAQNSMDNGPHLGAGGPDAVQQIECSSIPNGDSGSAANTRLYKKRWMIVFLFSAYSLSNAYQWIQYGIINNIMMKFYNVEAFSIDWLSMIYMLTYIPFIFPVTWLLDKKGLRVTALLANALNCAGTWIKVASAKPNLFGVTMVGQLASSLAQVFILGMPSRLASVWFGADEVSTACSIGVFGNQMGIAIGFLLPPILVPNVDDINELANHIRIMFYISAGVATLIFILVVIVFQERPEIPPTQAQAHARNIPPGEYSYTASILRLLRNKPFMLLVVTYGLNVGCFYAISTLLNQMIIEQYPGEEVNAGRIGLTIVVAGMAGSIICGIWLDKTKTYKQTTLAVYLLSLIGMLVYTFTLNLGHLWVVFVTAGVLGFFMTGYLPLGFEFAVELTYPESEGTSSGLLNCSAQIFGIIFTISQGKIIDRWGTLAGNIFLSIFLLIGTVLTGFIKSDLRRQKANLQQQSEVQVVSKAKADLEGAVSPPEVLKERKL
- the LOC144535306 gene encoding choline/ethanolamine transporter flvcr2a-like isoform X1 → MGEDTRALQDKNAQNSMDNGPHLGAGGPDAVQQIECSSIPNGDSGSAANTRLYKKRWMIVFLFSAYSLSNAYQWIQYGIINNIMMKFYNVEAFSIDWLSMIYMLTYIPFIFPVTWLLDKKGLRVTALLANALNCAGTWIKVASAKPNLFGVTMVGQLASSLAQVFILGMPSRLASVWFGADEVSTACSIGVFGNQMGIAIGFLLPPILVPNVDDINELANHIRIMFYISAGVATLIFILVVIVFQERPEIPPTQAQAHARNIPPGEYSYTASILRLLRNKPFMLLVVTYGLNVGCFYAISTLLNQMIIEQYPGEEVNAGRIGLTIVVAGMAGSIICGIWLDKTKTYKQTTLAVYLLSLIGMLVYTFTLNLGHLWVVFVTAGVLGFFMTGYLPLGFEFAVELTYPESEGTSSGLLNCSAQIFGIIFTISQGKIIDRWGTLAGNIFLSIFLLIGTVLTGFIKSDLRRQKANLQQQSEVQVVSPTGSVSSVQDYGATTCSGHWQWLS